tcaaaagctctattattacaaaaatctcggaaaaatgttattaaattttcgtaatttagtttttttattgctcaactcttattactatttattttttagttctgtCTCCAGCACGTTTTACTAGATGTTCTAAAGCTATATAGCTGCATGCTCTTGGAATGCTGAAGAGCAACCCAATGTCAGTTTCTTCGATCTCGACACAAGAAAAGATGGAGATGGAAATGGTAGAGGTGAAAGAAGTGGAGGCAAACTCATGCACTCAAGACTGAAGGAACTAATGTAGAGAAAGAAgagtaaaaaattctaagaggAAAGAGAGTGAGGATAAAAAGCTCACGAGTGGTTGTATACGTATGCACATACATACCCGGAATCGAGGCCAACATTCAACCCCTGTGAATTTATTTACCAGTTCATATTTTTTAGtgagaaaaataaagataagtTCTATTAGATGTTATTGGAATTTATGcatatgaaataaattatcaacacAGCTGTCATTACGTCAAGAGATTTAGCtccaagataaatttttaaaagtatacaCATATTATTCTTTTTGCTTTATACTATTTACTTTAGCAACCACTTGACTTTTCATCACGTGggtcttttattatttactccCATCGcaatttttcttaactttttttaattttcttcttcaatTCAGTTAGTTCCAGACTGCGTATAATACCGTCGCACTGGTTGGGCGTATTTAGGGCTTATTGTACCTCGAATTTTCACCTAAAATCCTAATATAAATTGCTGCCCGTATATTGTATTCTTACGGCCATTAGCCTTAATGGCgtatactttttatatttttttacaaggtTTACTTGtctagtttattataatttattacctCTAATGACCTATTATACATTCTTTAATATTCTAGCCTACTCATTTAATTAACGGTAAAACAATAACAGACTAAGAAGAGCGATATTTTctcatattatattatttcataaagAAGAGCCACGTGCTGGTCGTGTCGTGCCAAAAGACTAAACGTCGAGACACATTTTAGTTTCGCAAAATGTTTATCTGGCTAACTATTACTTCACGTGTGACTGTCTATCACGTTTTGTATGCCAAAAATTCTTCAAACACATCCATCAATTATCACACATATCACGTATCCTTGACACACTCCATTTCATTTAATACTTCCTCaatatattatcattatatataCATGTGCCCTCTATCTCACAACATTTACATATCATACATATATCATTCGCtacaattttacaataatcatTATACACggtcttaatattaatatcaaaatgaACATTGGCTGACCAAGAATAGCTGATAGATATTAAAATCGATTCTACTGCATATTATTACACTTaaatcaaacaataaaaaataatttgagcATTTCGAGGTAACGCGTTCAGtgaataatttacttaaaataaataataaagcagTATGTACGTCATTGCGACGAAACGAATGAGGGTTTCGAATAAAAGAAACATACACCTGTTCGTTCGAGCTAGTCCAACTACTCCTAACTCCTACATTTTATACGTTAGAAAGAGAGTAGTATTAAAGACTGTGTCTATATGTCTTTCTCTTATTCAGTCTCTCGGCTGGTAGTTGTGCTAGTATCAACACCACTGATTCTCATAATAGTAgaagtagtagtagtagtagtagtagtagtagtagtagtagatAGAAAAAGTActagtagtagtagtaataTGTAGTAGTGAATCGATATTCCATTTTCAGACACAAACCCAAACGTCATAAACGTCACAAGTCAACGGTAAATATGAAACCTCGCATCCTTCCATCTATAGTTGCATTTGTATCTGATGTTAATCAAACTAGTGGTTTTGTAGGGTATCTATACATACCAATCTATTATAGTTACTCTGTATCACTCACGTTTTCATTATTACGTATTACTTTGTGTGCTTATAACTTTACACACATGTGTATTACAACAATATCGATAGAGTTTGTGGGTGGTTGAAAGCAGTGGGCTTTTACCAGGAAATCATGACCACTTGATTCATCAAACGTCTCATTATCTTCACTTTACCTTTATCGCAATATATTTGTCGTATGAGTATAATAATCTTCAGGTGATCtattatcttttaatttaattaaatacgaATATACGTCAGTactatttctattaaaaattttttattttattttagattctAGTTTCATGCAATTTTAGAGGATCAAGAATCAATTGTTGAGTAAATGAGAGCTGAGTATTCTGCgcaaatcaaataaaaaagtgGAGATTCACTTAACTACTGGATATATATTCATTCTCAGCTCGGATTCTCGTGTATTTCATTCACCGTCTACGAGTGATTTATACGGTTCTCATGTTAAGAAATCAAGTTGAgagtatatacatataaatgtaCATTATATATAGAAGAGCCAAGTGTGGATGAAAGACTGCAAGtacacgttaaaaaaaaaaattatatgatttGTATCAAGCTTAGTTGTGCTGTTATACTTGTAAAGTTTTACGCCCACACAGGATAAAATTCTCAGAGAAATAACCATCGGAAACGTCCGGTGACGAATGAAGTGAGATAGCACAAGATTATGTTCTAGAGATACGAGCAGGTAGCAGGTGCGTGCGAATATGCTAGCAAATGTGTAAACTCCAACGCAAACCACTGGATCGATTTGATGTCTCCGCGGCTAGAACCAACTAGCAACAGCAATAGTAACATTGTAAAATTGCACAAGTACAACTAGACATCCAACAAAACATCTTATATGCAGTATATTACGTTTCTGCGGGTTAAAAATAGCCTAGTACAGAGTTTACCGGCGATGATAGTGATAAACGTGTGAAAATGCTCATGAACAATTCACTGCAAACAAAAGCAACACTTGCCACAGTCATTGCTTAAAGATAAAGCTTATGAATTAAGTCTATCGTATATTTAAGTTCCTTATTGTTCTATTCACTGGACAATAAACTTGCCATTCAAGTTATTTCAACATTAAAACTCAGTGGATAAGCTGGCTGTAAAACAAATTCGATTAATTTCTATCCAACATAAAGTTTAAACGATAAAGTAGTTGgtgcttttaaaaaaaaaagtaaaatgacGCTAGTGTAATTAATTGTACAAGCAATCTTCTATATAACTATCCACATAATGTACAATACACCTGTTATAAATCCAAGTGTATGGGGTTTTTTCATTGGCTATCACGACAACGGGAGCCTCATCGGCGTAGCCGACCCCCTGGAGCCACACGCACACCTTCATTGTCAATTACCTCTGTTTTACCcttacatatacatatacgaTCAATATAGCTAGCTGTTCATCTATATTCCGTGCATCACCATTGTAGCAACAACATGGCAAATTGTTTTATGACTATTCGTTTTGTTGATAATACCAACAATCGATTGTGTAACAATTTTGCCTGGTTTCCTTGGACAGAAATATACTGTACTGTACTTGTGCTCCCGTTATTCTGCTTTAAACTCTATTTGGGTATGCAAAAATTATTGCGAGAAtgggaatttaaaataaaaaataaagaaggcGAGTCAAGACGTAGACCCTCTCGGGCTTGGGTTTAATCACGACTCGTTCATCGCGTGCCGACTAAGCTAAAGTTCACTCTTTTCGTCTCGCCTTTATTACTATGTATgtttatatatgtgtataaatGGATATAAGTATATGAACACCGACAAACCGTAGTCTATAGATATTGATGTCGTTTATCTGAGTGTAGTAGCTTTACCACCTGTAGTTACTAGCAGTGGTTATATTTAGAGACCACCCCCTCTGTAGAAATAAAAGTTGTCATGGATAAAAACTGCCAGTTGGAGACTCATATCCATTATATAAGTTCAATTCCCTCTTAATGTATTactgattaatttttcaggGTAATGATCTTCCTTAAAtccatattttataaaaaaaaaaaaaatgcatttgcaatcgttaattaaaattaattaaaaatagttattgttttaaatgaatcgattgaaaatattgaatagtaaacttttaaatattttatttttttttaatttaaacttccAATATTGGATCCGCTCTTTAGAATTTCAAAACTTTTACTTCTGAATTAAAATCAGCGACCTATATCTCCATGAGTATTAATtgacaatattaaaattttattggcaaatataaatttagttttcaataaaaactttcaaatctattataatgttaataatactagttatttttttttttctgtttttattttagattgtGCACATTGACCCTTACTCGGCTTGTGATTCTCCGGCCTTTGGGCGCAGATCTGGCTTCCATCAGCATCGCAGTTAAGATGCAAAGCTCCAAAAGGACATTACGTTCCAACGAAATGGTTATTCCATCGGGCGGAATTCTCGACACTGAACTGGAACTGCAGTTTGCCCTTCAATACCCGCACTTTCTCAAACGCGAAGGCAATAAATTGCTGATACTCCTGCAGAGAAGAAAGAGATACAAGAACCGTACAATGCTAGGGTACAAAACATTAGCAGAGGGTGTAATAAATATGGCTCAAGTCCTGCAGAAGCAAATGGATCTTGAGTTAGAGCTAGTGTCAGATAAAGCGGAAAAATATGGCGGGCATTCAGTGGTATTGGCTAAAGTAAATGTTATTGCATTGAGCTCACAGCCGGTTGATCAGGACAAAAGACTGCTCAACGATCCAAACGAGCGACTTGGTCCAGAATACAGCGACGAGGAAGAAGAATTCAGCTCTGAAGGCGAAGCTGAGGGCAGTGACAGTGAGCCTACTTTAGAAGTCCACAGGCggaaaaatagaaataaaattcctCCGAATGCTCGAGTATGTTCATTCAAGTTTATTATTGgcgttactattttattaaatttttaaacttttatttatacttcaataatataatattattcatGGTTTTATAGCAAAGAAACTTGAAGCAAAAGTTTATTGCTCTACTCAAGCGGTTCCGAGTTTCAGAAGAGCTGGAACACGACCAGGAAGAGATTGGACAAAAGTTATCGGGTAAGTGGAACACAACGGCGTGTTCAAGAACAATACTTGTTGAGTAAAAtggttaaattaattttataagtgtTGATTCCAGGCGGTGACATGGAAATTGAAGAACTCTTTGATGAGTTAGAGGACTTGTCGGATAGCGGGCCTGAGTTGGATACGATGTCTGTTAGCAGTACTCCAAAGCCATCACTGAGGCCGTTCTTCAGCTCTAGTCGTTCACTTTTAGCACCACCTCACCCCGGTGAGTTATTTTCCTTTCTCCGATAACACATATTACTTTCCATTCGTATATCGTATCTGTAGAATTTGAGGCACGTTGAGCGCCGAGCTTTCGAATcttgttatattttattatttattttgtatcctcatttttatttacacataCGTGAGCCTCACAATCTTATCATGAAAGATAAACCGAAGCATGGTTTTGTTATTCTTTATCATTTTCTTAAAGCAAAtctataagaaaaatatttaaaaagctttGTGACAATACATTTTATTCAGTATTTGGTTTTTTGTCAATAATGTAAATCGTATCATCTTTCCCTTcgcatataataataataatgttcatTCATGAATTTAACAGTATAAAAaaggttttattttataagcttTGAAaggccaaaggaaaaaaatagattaaattATCGTTCAATTCAATCGAATACTgcaagtataaattattatatattttaataaataaaaataaatatccctGAATCGATATAACtatgaaaattcattaaactaAATGAAAGTCTTGGTGGGCTGGCTTTGCACTGTTGCATGGTACAATTCAATAGTAGTTACCAAAGAGGAGAGTGCCACTAATAccacaacagcaacaacagcgGCAGCAAATGTATGCCAGTCATCATCAGGCTCAACTGTCAAAGAGAAAACACGTGTGGGACATACAACCCCAGGtacgtaaatatataaagCATCACGTCCTTTATTATTCATTTGCTTTTCTCATTTCTTCTACGTTCTTTCACACACCCTTATTCACCATCATCGAGTagtttaattgattatttaatcttaattaaaacACCATCTAGCATTGAAAGCATGAACGGTTTTAAAACCGAGCATGCAATCgcgtttttaatttatataatttttatttttttttctttttttttttttttttttagttattctGTAGCTGGCAATCATTTTTAGTTGTTGATTATTTATGTCAATAACTTAGcgcatattttataatttaaaacaaagtaAGACtgagtttatttaaaagaaaatgaattttatagaTTGGAGGCGCAACTCCAGCGCTTGAAGTTCTTTTGCATTTGACGTCGTGTCCTCATAAATAATACACTAGGCAAAGATTTGATTTAATTCGTAACTAAAACAAAGTTTATAAtgtatatttgtattttttttttatattatttaatactttatattttttaattttcatttttatctttttcattttctttttaattcacACTTAATTATGTACTTTATGTATTACTAAGCAGTAGTTTgaataaattactatttattagctgaaaacaattaaaattgtattttatttttattaaacacatttgagtaattaacaataaactgCATGTACATTTCCTTATTTAACTATGTATGAaagtgtataattttttttattatttgtaatttattcattaaatctcCCTTATTtaaattggaattttaaatattgtatGTACGTGTGCGcgtacatatatatgtatttaaatatttgttttattatttattttaaaattactatttcaTATTATCCAACTTGAACTGAAGTCTCTATTTTTCTACTCACATATATACGTACGTATTCTCTTCATTCTATAAAATCTTTTATGTCTCTGTTAAATCTGTATGCCCACGTTTATAGTAATCCACTGCGTAAGTAATTCCTCGCTGCTTCACTTTGAATATCaatcaaatgttttttattgttattaaagtaaaaacaaaaagaaaaattatatttataaatcaaataactatttcaatcaaagttaaataaaactgaCCAAGGCagtaaaaaacatgaaaaataatatataataataaaaaaaaaaattaacattataaaatttatatcctAAGTGATAATTTATCTTGGCACGTAAAACtataaatcatattttttttctcaacagTGTCTTCTTACTACTCACAAAGTAACTTATTATGTACCTTACTTATTTCACAATGTCGATTTATTTTCCGTCAATCTGATATAATACTACATAACGGCTAGCTAGAATGTATATCTACAGTCCGATAGTATGCCAACACCACCgagtattattattacgtAGAAAAAAGAGTAACGTCAATAAATTGCAGAAAGAGGCGGCGACAGACAAAGCGACGATAGCTCAAGAAGAGCTGACAGCGATTCGCATCCTGAAAATTGGACCGATCATGAAGCTAATGACGCACCAAGTACTGTAGCCGGATCGCCTCCTAAATCCGAGCACCCGCAGTATCACCAGCACTCgaacaaaaatgaaaactctGACCGCCGAAGCAGGCTCTTTGCCAGAGACCGAGGTACGCCTGGAAGCAATAAATCTAAAAAGCAAAGCCTAAGCGTTGATCTTAAGCCGTCAGTAGAGCTGAATAATTCCGAGGTTCgttcatttttcatttcaattttttttcactttatttcgtATATAATCTACAAAAAATGACTAATCCCCTTTCATTCAATCTCTAGCCGAGAAAAGCCCTTGTTGAGCAATTGAGCCGCGTACTGCCCGATGACTCATTACCGGAAGCAGTATCTTTAGTTTCTCTAGCAGATCCTGGCGGTGCTGTTCTAGCAGCCCGGCTTCAAGAACGCAATCTACGAGTTCTTACAACTGCCTCGCCAGCGGATATCCGCGCAACCTTCACCTGTCTAATCGCGAGGatacaaaaattgtaagaattgtttttttacCTGGTGTTAATTgcgttattatttttaaatacatccGCGAGTTGCATTGTGATTATTTGacatagtaattatttttatcacaactTAGTTACTCATAGTTAGATAATTGAAcgatgaataattttagtaatcatttacaagtgggatcgaccattttaattttcatttttttgaacgaaatttttatttgattttattgatacatttttttttggaaaataaataaaaaaatgaaaaatgaaaaaaaaaaagttaattatcataattttaacaaattttcaaaaaatttataaatcttttagaaaattatgatattcaactttttttaaattgttcgttttttacataaggtaaaagacccagttattgacacttgcaattttattctaattaaaaaaataaaatgtcaaaaaaacaattatcttgaaatttataattcaaaaattatatttataaatttattagagttgatttgttttttttttaattaaaataaaattgcaagtgtcaataactaggccagtgtcaacaACTGGGTATTTTAccttactttaaaaaaaaaaaaaaaaaaaaatcaaaaaaagataaaatagaaattttatctaaaaacatgagagccaaaattttttccaacttttgaagacaaaaaagctatcgaaatctttatttttttcttttacattttttatc
This genomic interval from Cotesia glomerata isolate CgM1 linkage group LG1, MPM_Cglom_v2.3, whole genome shotgun sequence contains the following:
- the LOC123264643 gene encoding phosphofurin acidic cluster sorting protein 2 isoform X1 — protein: MAERTKVTAPASRPVPMKLFATWEVDRTPPNCIPRLCTLTLTRLVILRPLGADLASISIAVKMQSSKRTLRSNEMVIPSGGILDTELELQFALQYPHFLKREGNKLLILLQRRKRYKNRTMLGYKTLAEGVINMAQVLQKQMDLELELVSDKAEKYGGHSVVLAKVNVIALSSQPVDQDKRLLNDPNERLGPEYSDEEEEFSSEGEAEGSDSEPTLEVHRRKNRNKIPPNARQRNLKQKFIALLKRFRVSEELEHDQEEIGQKLSGGDMEIEELFDELEDLSDSGPELDTMSVSSTPKPSLRPFFSSSRSLLAPPHPVVTKEESATNTTTATTAAANVCQSSSGSTVKEKTRVGHTTPVSIFLLTYIQRGGDRQSDDSSRRADSDSHPENWTDHEANDAPSTVAGSPPKSEHPQYHQHSNKNENSDRRSRLFARDRGTPGSNKSKKQSLSVDLKPSVELNNSEPRKALVEQLSRVLPDDSLPEAVSLVSLADPGGAVLAARLQERNLRVLTTASPADIRATFTCLIARIQKFCNSSAKPPAPIKVVIAGGDSFVNAVLRHYVDLLSFRPPDWQSYLRFLIVPLGSNSLAKYLGSIDSKYSMLFGEEWRELLEREASGASEGAARVSEYLAATGPTLLLPIAEAMVTYRETDDSSQIFIPFVNDVRVGCPDSSTSASVDLEEGAAVSSGSPPSLPPPSLAIPPPGKLTPPSSPNVSQPRDGWEPVELQLDYWSKPTLGDKGKSTLRQAFRALHVQRLPTMGENPGPYLSMNYTTKEKKQKIMRLGKKKEKEKENEPKSQAVDGVTRLICSAKTHNIPWRVTIDGTEWYGVKFFQLSAQWQTHIKTFPVAMLIYNPLQQTASLT
- the LOC123264643 gene encoding phosphofurin acidic cluster sorting protein 2 isoform X2, producing MAERTKVTAPASRPVPMKLFATWEVDRTPPNCIPRLCTLTLTRLVILRPLGADLASISIAVKMQSSKRTLRSNEMVIPSGGILDTELELQFALQYPHFLKREGNKLLILLQRRKRYKNRTMLGYKTLAEGVINMAQVLQKQMDLELELVSDKAEKYGGHSVVLAKVNVIALSSQPVDQDKRLLNDPNERLGPEYSDEEEEFSSEGEAEGSDSEPTLEVHRRKNRNKIPPNARQRNLKQKFIALLKRFRVSEELEHDQEEIGQKLSGGDMEIEELFDELEDLSDSGPELDTMSVSSTPKPSLRPFFSSSRSLLAPPHPVTKEESATNTTTATTAAANVCQSSSGSTVKEKTRVGHTTPVSIFLLTYIQRGGDRQSDDSSRRADSDSHPENWTDHEANDAPSTVAGSPPKSEHPQYHQHSNKNENSDRRSRLFARDRGTPGSNKSKKQSLSVDLKPSVELNNSEPRKALVEQLSRVLPDDSLPEAVSLVSLADPGGAVLAARLQERNLRVLTTASPADIRATFTCLIARIQKFCNSSAKPPAPIKVVIAGGDSFVNAVLRHYVDLLSFRPPDWQSYLRFLIVPLGSNSLAKYLGSIDSKYSMLFGEEWRELLEREASGASEGAARVSEYLAATGPTLLLPIAEAMVTYRETDDSSQIFIPFVNDVRVGCPDSSTSASVDLEEGAAVSSGSPPSLPPPSLAIPPPGKLTPPSSPNVSQPRDGWEPVELQLDYWSKPTLGDKGKSTLRQAFRALHVQRLPTMGENPGPYLSMNYTTKEKKQKIMRLGKKKEKEKENEPKSQAVDGVTRLICSAKTHNIPWRVTIDGTEWYGVKFFQLSAQWQTHIKTFPVAMLIYNPLQQTASLT
- the LOC123264643 gene encoding phosphofurin acidic cluster sorting protein 2 isoform X4 yields the protein MAERTKVTAPASRPVPMKLFATWEVDRTPPNCIPRLCTLTLTRLVILRPLGADLASISIAVKMQSSKRTLRSNEMVIPSGGILDTELELQFALQYPHFLKREGNKLLILLQRRKRYKNRTMLGYKTLAEGVINMAQVLQKQMDLELELVSDKAEKYGGHSVVLAKVNVIALSSQPVDQDKRLLNDPNERLGPEYSDEEEEFSSEGEAEGSDSEPTLEVHRRKNRNKIPPNARQRNLKQKFIALLKRFRVSEELEHDQEEIGQKLSGGDMEIEELFDELEDLSDSGPELDTMSVSSTPKPSLRPFFSSSRSLLAPPHPVTKEESATNTTTATTAAANVCQSSSGSTVKEKTRVGHTTPERGGDRQSDDSSRRADSDSHPENWTDHEANDAPSTVAGSPPKSEHPQYHQHSNKNENSDRRSRLFARDRGTPGSNKSKKQSLSVDLKPSVELNNSEPRKALVEQLSRVLPDDSLPEAVSLVSLADPGGAVLAARLQERNLRVLTTASPADIRATFTCLIARIQKFCNSSAKPPAPIKVVIAGGDSFVNAVLRHYVDLLSFRPPDWQSYLRFLIVPLGSNSLAKYLGSIDSKYSMLFGEEWRELLEREASGASEGAARVSEYLAATGPTLLLPIAEAMVTYRETDDSSQIFIPFVNDVRVGCPDSSTSASVDLEEGAAVSSGSPPSLPPPSLAIPPPGKLTPPSSPNVSQPRDGWEPVELQLDYWSKPTLGDKGKSTLRQAFRALHVQRLPTMGENPGPYLSMNYTTKEKKQKIMRLGKKKEKEKENEPKSQAVDGVTRLICSAKTHNIPWRVTIDGTEWYGVKFFQLSAQWQTHIKTFPVAMLIYNPLQQTASLT
- the LOC123264643 gene encoding phosphofurin acidic cluster sorting protein 2 isoform X5, with the translated sequence MAERTKVTAPASRPVPMKLFATWEVDRTPPNCIPRLCTLTLTRLVILRPLGADLASISIAVKMQSSKRTLRSNEMVIPSGGILDTELELQFALQYPHFLKREGNKLLILLQRRKRYKNRTMLGYKTLAEGVINMAQVLQKQMDLELELVSDKAEKYGGHSVVLAKVNVIALSSQPVDQDKRLLNDPNERLGPEYSDEEEEFSSEGEAEGSDSEPTLEVHRRKNRNKIPPNARQRNLKQKFIALLKRFRVSEELEHDQEEIGQKLSGGDMEIEELFDELEDLSDSGPELDTMSVSSTPKPSLRPFFSSSRSLLAPPHPERGGDRQSDDSSRRADSDSHPENWTDHEANDAPSTVAGSPPKSEHPQYHQHSNKNENSDRRSRLFARDRGTPGSNKSKKQSLSVDLKPSVELNNSEPRKALVEQLSRVLPDDSLPEAVSLVSLADPGGAVLAARLQERNLRVLTTASPADIRATFTCLIARIQKFCNSSAKPPAPIKVVIAGGDSFVNAVLRHYVDLLSFRPPDWQSYLRFLIVPLGSNSLAKYLGSIDSKYSMLFGEEWRELLEREASGASEGAARVSEYLAATGPTLLLPIAEAMVTYRETDDSSQIFIPFVNDVRVGCPDSSTSASVDLEEGAAVSSGSPPSLPPPSLAIPPPGKLTPPSSPNVSQPRDGWEPVELQLDYWSKPTLGDKGKSTLRQAFRALHVQRLPTMGENPGPYLSMNYTTKEKKQKIMRLGKKKEKEKENEPKSQAVDGVTRLICSAKTHNIPWRVTIDGTEWYGVKFFQLSAQWQTHIKTFPVAMLIYNPLQQTASLT
- the LOC123264643 gene encoding phosphofurin acidic cluster sorting protein 2 isoform X3 — its product is MAERTKVTAPASRPVPMKLFATWEVDRTPPNCIPRLCTLTLTRLVILRPLGADLASISIAVKMQSSKRTLRSNEMVIPSGGILDTELELQFALQYPHFLKREGNKLLILLQRRKRYKNRTMLGYKTLAEGVINMAQVLQKQMDLELELVSDKAEKYGGHSVVLAKVNVIALSSQPVDQDKRLLNDPNERLGPEYSDEEEEFSSEGEAEGSDSEPTLEVHRRKNRNKIPPNARQRNLKQKFIALLKRFRVSEELEHDQEEIGQKLSGGDMEIEELFDELEDLSDSGPELDTMSVSSTPKPSLRPFFSSSRSLLAPPHPVVTKEESATNTTTATTAAANVCQSSSGSTVKEKTRVGHTTPERGGDRQSDDSSRRADSDSHPENWTDHEANDAPSTVAGSPPKSEHPQYHQHSNKNENSDRRSRLFARDRGTPGSNKSKKQSLSVDLKPSVELNNSEPRKALVEQLSRVLPDDSLPEAVSLVSLADPGGAVLAARLQERNLRVLTTASPADIRATFTCLIARIQKFCNSSAKPPAPIKVVIAGGDSFVNAVLRHYVDLLSFRPPDWQSYLRFLIVPLGSNSLAKYLGSIDSKYSMLFGEEWRELLEREASGASEGAARVSEYLAATGPTLLLPIAEAMVTYRETDDSSQIFIPFVNDVRVGCPDSSTSASVDLEEGAAVSSGSPPSLPPPSLAIPPPGKLTPPSSPNVSQPRDGWEPVELQLDYWSKPTLGDKGKSTLRQAFRALHVQRLPTMGENPGPYLSMNYTTKEKKQKIMRLGKKKEKEKENEPKSQAVDGVTRLICSAKTHNIPWRVTIDGTEWYGVKFFQLSAQWQTHIKTFPVAMLIYNPLQQTASLT